In Planctomycetota bacterium, one genomic interval encodes:
- a CDS encoding heparinase II/III family protein: MSSRTPLLLRDADWSSFRRRVESDERLATLREQTIHEATLILGQPNAERVLTGKRLLAVTRQVLARSIRLALAFRLTDDRRYADRFIAESRSACAFSDFGPHHYLDVGEMSLALVLGLEWFGDEIPDSVQREIRQALRDRVLDAATPDAWWWTVESNWSAVCMAGVAAAALAQPEEHRHHAGQLHRIRQNIDHVFACYEPDGVYPEGPAYWSYGTTFAVLLIETLKALGEDDMLEGAIGNGFAKSATFRLLSEGPSLRMFNFYDCHARDASLDPALFWFDDGAFDTRLLRRQIDLLASAKGRSRDAYEGADRYLPLALLWADRPIPEASPKDPPAVHWLGRGDLEVGIHEDSATGNYLAFKCGAGNQKHGQLDAGTFVADLHSRRFALDLGAENYPEVEPHLPGFWSAKPGSDRWKLIRYQNQFHNTLTVGDHPHDPEGLAKIVDRTDDETTTTIDLTAPLGGQARHASRSFTFGDDAIRVVDVVEQPSDAVHWTMLTEAAVEPASDGFVLTIDDVRIRLRVADAAGVVFSTARVDDAITSYESANPGVTRLRLTRPPAGVVRFDVTLAPTPSS, translated from the coding sequence ATGTCGTCGCGAACGCCACTGCTCCTGCGTGATGCCGATTGGTCGTCGTTTCGTCGCCGCGTCGAATCGGACGAGCGACTGGCGACGCTTCGCGAACAGACGATTCACGAAGCGACGCTCATCCTCGGCCAACCCAACGCCGAGCGCGTGCTCACAGGCAAGCGGTTGCTCGCCGTCACGCGGCAGGTCCTCGCACGGAGCATTCGGCTGGCGTTGGCGTTTCGCCTGACGGACGATCGTCGCTACGCCGACCGCTTCATCGCCGAATCCAGATCCGCGTGTGCGTTCTCTGACTTCGGCCCGCACCACTACCTCGACGTCGGCGAGATGTCGCTGGCACTGGTCCTGGGGCTCGAGTGGTTCGGCGACGAGATACCTGACAGCGTGCAGCGCGAAATCCGACAGGCGCTTCGCGACAGAGTGCTCGACGCTGCAACGCCCGACGCGTGGTGGTGGACGGTCGAATCGAACTGGAGTGCCGTCTGCATGGCCGGCGTTGCCGCTGCGGCGCTGGCTCAGCCGGAGGAACATCGCCATCACGCTGGCCAACTCCATCGCATTCGTCAGAACATCGATCACGTCTTCGCCTGCTACGAGCCAGACGGCGTCTATCCCGAAGGACCGGCCTACTGGTCGTACGGCACGACCTTCGCCGTCCTGCTCATCGAGACCCTCAAGGCGCTCGGCGAAGACGACATGCTCGAAGGCGCGATCGGCAACGGCTTTGCGAAGAGCGCGACGTTTCGGCTGCTGAGCGAGGGGCCGAGCCTCCGCATGTTCAACTTTTACGACTGCCACGCACGAGATGCTTCGCTCGACCCGGCGCTCTTCTGGTTCGATGATGGCGCCTTCGACACGCGACTGCTGCGTCGCCAGATCGACTTGCTCGCGTCGGCCAAGGGTCGCAGTCGAGACGCGTATGAGGGCGCGGATCGCTACCTGCCGCTGGCACTGCTCTGGGCCGATCGCCCGATTCCGGAGGCGTCACCTAAGGATCCGCCGGCTGTCCACTGGCTCGGCCGTGGCGACCTCGAGGTCGGCATTCACGAAGACTCGGCGACCGGCAACTACCTCGCTTTCAAGTGCGGTGCCGGCAACCAGAAGCACGGCCAACTCGACGCCGGCACGTTCGTCGCCGACCTTCATAGCCGACGATTCGCGCTCGACCTCGGCGCTGAGAACTACCCGGAAGTCGAGCCGCACCTTCCTGGCTTCTGGTCAGCCAAACCCGGTTCGGATCGTTGGAAGCTGATCAGGTACCAGAACCAGTTCCACAACACGCTGACCGTCGGCGACCACCCACACGACCCCGAAGGCCTCGCGAAGATCGTCGACCGAACCGACGACGAGACCACGACGACCATCGACCTAACCGCACCGCTCGGCGGACAAGCGCGTCACGCGAGCCGCTCATTCACCTTCGGCGATGACGCGATCCGCGTGGTCGATGTGGTCGAGCAGCCGAGCGACGCCGTCCACTGGACGATGCTGACCGAAGCCGCCGTCGAACCCGCGTCGGACGGGTTCGTCTTGACGATCGACGACGTCCGCATTCGGCTCCGCGTCGCCGACGCCGCGGGCGTCGTGTTCTCAACCGCCAGAGTCGACGACGCGATCACTTCCTACGAGTCGGCCAACCCCGGCGTCACGCGTCTCCGCCTGACCCGCCCGCCAGCCGGCGTCGTTCGGTTCGACGTCACGCTTGCTCCAACACCGTCATCCTGA